One segment of Gilliamella sp. ESL0441 DNA contains the following:
- a CDS encoding HlyD family type I secretion periplasmic adaptor subunit, which produces MKDKILILEKLVNNFREKINKKTIVNILPKRIVDSKLMNYLPTGMAGRTLVIIILFLIWISLFKVDVLVKGVGVIRVESRNVTLQHPEGGVIQQLLVHEGQHVTKGQLIAIVDNSYVNESFAKNEIERKALLVRIERLNAELSNEKFEPKFTGEKSLDEIITSELNLFDSRSVALRAQKQVINAQVEQKKAQILELVTKIDDLSKQAELTKQEVQLYKNMVARGAAAQGTLLQKKLENQQIQTTLNESRLRVPRLNSELSEYEARYEQIQADFISDVQKQLTQVNINLSDVDNSRTHSEGRRENSKIVSPADGVIQRLFVAHTGAVIRAGGEVVEIAPSEVPLIAEVKVRPEDRDRIWEKMVARLHISAFDVSYANTLEGKVSVISADAVSDENLGRYYLVSIEVPSEKYNVTMYPGMSVDAYLLTGKRTLLEYFLKPLLSNSSLIFSEP; this is translated from the coding sequence ATGAAAGATAAAATTCTAATTTTAGAAAAATTAGTTAACAACTTTCGAGAAAAAATTAACAAAAAAACAATTGTTAATATTCTTCCAAAACGAATTGTTGATAGTAAGCTAATGAACTACCTGCCGACTGGAATGGCAGGTAGAACATTAGTTATCATCATTTTATTTCTAATTTGGATTTCGTTATTTAAAGTTGATGTATTAGTAAAAGGTGTTGGTGTTATTCGTGTTGAAAGTCGAAATGTCACTTTACAACACCCTGAAGGTGGCGTAATACAACAACTCTTAGTACATGAAGGGCAGCATGTAACTAAAGGACAATTAATAGCTATTGTTGATAATAGTTATGTTAATGAAAGTTTTGCCAAAAATGAAATTGAACGTAAAGCATTATTGGTCAGAATAGAACGGCTTAATGCAGAATTAAGTAATGAAAAATTTGAACCTAAATTTACAGGTGAAAAATCATTAGATGAAATTATAACAAGTGAATTAAATTTATTTGATTCAAGATCAGTTGCTTTACGGGCGCAAAAACAAGTCATTAATGCTCAAGTAGAACAAAAGAAAGCTCAAATTTTAGAACTCGTAACTAAAATCGATGACCTTAGCAAACAAGCAGAGTTGACTAAACAGGAAGTTCAACTTTACAAAAACATGGTAGCTAGAGGGGCAGCAGCACAAGGAACTTTGCTTCAGAAAAAACTTGAAAATCAGCAAATTCAAACAACACTTAATGAATCAAGATTAAGAGTGCCAAGATTAAATAGTGAACTTTCAGAATATGAAGCAAGGTATGAACAGATTCAAGCCGATTTTATATCTGATGTTCAAAAACAATTAACTCAAGTGAATATCAATTTAAGCGATGTTGATAACTCACGAACGCATAGCGAAGGGCGACGAGAAAATTCAAAAATTGTTAGTCCTGCTGATGGCGTTATTCAGCGCCTGTTTGTTGCTCATACAGGCGCAGTTATTCGAGCTGGGGGAGAAGTTGTTGAAATAGCACCTTCAGAAGTCCCTTTAATTGCCGAAGTAAAAGTAAGACCAGAAGATAGGGATCGTATTTGGGAAAAAATGGTTGCAAGATTGCATATCAGTGCTTTTGATGTTTCATATGCAAACACCTTAGAAGGAAAAGTATCTGTTATAAGCGCAGATGCTGTTTCAGACGAGAACTTAGGTCGATATTATCTTGTTAGTATTGAAGTTCCTTCTGAGAAATATAATGTAACAATGTATCCAGGTATGAGTGTCGATGCATATTTGCTGACTGGAAAAAGGACATTGCTTGAATACTTTTTAAAACCTTTATTATCAAACAGTTCGCTTATTTTTTCAGAACCTTAA